TAAAATGACATGTTAATTGAACATTAGATAACGATCGTAATACAGCGAGTATCATAGGACAAGTACAGACGCTGAagatttcatttattcattctaCATCAAGTAGATAATTCTTACTGATGTTCGTAACGGACTACTAAAATGTTGCAAAACATTTGAGTTGATAGATTAACAATTTTTGGATTATTTAAGAAGTGTTTCTTAAGCGAATTAATTTCTTTGGTTACTTAATTAACCATTAAGTAGTTTAGATTAAACATCATGATGTGCAATTTACAAATTTGTACAGGGACAgtatttactttataaaaacTAAACGACAACACACGTTTCGGTTTAAATCTACATCAAGTTGTGTCGGATATTCTTATTTTATGCGCTTTATAATAACTTGTCTCATTTGTATGTACTTTTCGCATCAGTTATAACGaagaatttaatttatttaacagtTAATAAGCAGTAATGTCTGTAGCGGAGTTGAGTGACTTTAAGACCGCAgagaaaattttaactgtatatcCACCAATTCTTTTAAGTCTCGGTCTAGCTGGAAATATTTTGTCTGTTGTTGTACTTTCACAAGCAAATAACAGAAAGACATCAACTGGTGCTTTGTTGATTTTCTTGGCGGTAACAGACAGTTTAATTCTAATTAATTCCGTATTTGTGCGATGGTTGGAGCATTTATTTGAAGTTGATTTCAGAAATTCGTCAACGGGGACATGCAAATTTCATGTATTCATCTCATATTTATTGTTACAACTATCACCTTGGATTCTAGTACTTGTGACAATAGAACGCGTATTTAGTGTATTATATCCGCATAGAGTGAGAGATGTTTTCACAAGGAGGAGGGTGCTTATTGTTTTGCTGCCGCTTGTTCTTTTTCTGTCTGGTTTGAATGCTCATCTGATATATGGGTATCGGCTTATATTTAATGAACCCTTTCAGCGTTTACGCTGTGAAGCAATTCCTGAgcatgtaaatttcatgtttaaattcTGGACATGGATCGACTTTGCTTTTGCATTCGCAATTCCTTTCTGTGTTTTGCTGAGTGGTAACATTACAGTTGTACTTAAACTTAAGTCGAGTCATAATTTTCGGAAAAGGAGTACCATTATCTCGGTAAACGGCTCACATTCAAGAGGCGGCAGTACCTGTCGCCAAGAAAGAACGACCTCTTACTTCACAGTAACAGCGATAATACTCAACATAACATTTGTGATTTTAGTTTCTCCGTTTTCAATATTTGCAATTGGACAGCCATACTGGTTCCCAGTTGACACCATGACACCTGAACGTCACGCCGGCTTGATACTTACTGGAACAATATTACTGATGATTCTATACACAAATAATGCAGTTAATTTtgcattgtacattttatgtggCACGAAGTTTAGGAGGGATTTTATGAATCTTTTCTGTCGTTCACGCCGGCGACGTCGAAGTATGTCGGAGACGTTTTCAAGCAATAGGACTGTGCACTTAAGTACGATTAGCCTATAGATAATTTGGTCCCAAAACGAGACATTGATAATTTGACAGATGTGAATATCATATGTCTTAACACATTGCCATGTCCCTGTAATTCATGTAGTTAAGTAGTCAGCTACTTTCTGATAACAGTTCAGTACTGGTACACATTAAGGTTAAGTGACTTGAAAACTAGTTCAAATGATTTCATTGGTCCGGCTTATTCGGACCCTTAATTGTATTTCTACCGAGTTTGCTCTGCCTCCTTCAAAGTCATATTCGTATATGGTTTGTTAGGATTTCCCTTTCATACATGTAGTATACTACATGAGCATCTCATTGGTTCATATATCATGTCAGCTGTTGCCATCACGCGTTAATTTTCACTATTCTTTTCCTTTGGGTTAGTAAAGTTAAAGATTTTGTGGATAAATAATCGGTTTCAACTCATCATGTTTTTACAACTGACCGTTGTATGGTAATGTTCATACGTTGTTACAATTTGTCCTCCTTATCTATTAGTTTCACGTTGTACTTTTTTTGTGTATCGTTACATGCGCTAAAAGAAGTGCATTCCGAGTACGTAGCTATTGCTTTTTTATCTTTGTCTTTGCTGCTAAAGCAATTATATCTAACATACACAAAAGTAAGTTTTGCTGAACGGGTTCAGTAAGAGGCCGGTCGGTGAATATACATTCGGACGTGGCGtttataaaattgacaatttgcAGGAATATCTGCGTTGACTTTGTTCAAAGTTTCCCGAAgttttaaatttatcttttgcCGTACATTAACACTGTGACACTGTACTGATAAAGTCATATAACCACATATCATTTTTGGCATTTcgataatcatttaaaaaaaaagtagcgAAGTGCGTTATTTTTCCCTTTAAGCAGGCCAAAACACTGTCTGATTACACCAATTGTCAATATTACCACGgttattttcactatttttacaTTGTTTCGGTCGAAAAAGAAATGTGTTGCCCGCTGTAAACTTTAGTCATCATAACGAAATTTGCATTTCtcttttttctaataaattttgatatttgataacaTCTAATTTGGAACTGATTTTTAAGGTCAACTTGCCCGTGGTAGTATGAAAGTGTGCATCCATGTCTCCAAGGAAATATTACTGAATTTACATGTAAgcaatttttgtagaaaaaaaattaaaatatcaaaagtacaaa
This window of the Mercenaria mercenaria strain notata chromosome 5, MADL_Memer_1, whole genome shotgun sequence genome carries:
- the LOC128557070 gene encoding kappa-type opioid receptor-like, with product MSVAELSDFKTAEKILTVYPPILLSLGLAGNILSVVVLSQANNRKTSTGALLIFLAVTDSLILINSVFVRWLEHLFEVDFRNSSTGTCKFHVFISYLLLQLSPWILVLVTIERVFSVLYPHRVRDVFTRRRVLIVLLPLVLFLSGLNAHLIYGYRLIFNEPFQRLRCEAIPEHVNFMFKFWTWIDFAFAFAIPFCVLLSGNITVVLKLKSSHNFRKRSTIISVNGSHSRGGSTCRQERTTSYFTVTAIILNITFVILVSPFSIFAIGQPYWFPVDTMTPERHAGLILTGTILLMILYTNNAVNFALYILCGTKFRRDFMNLFCRSRRRRRSMSETFSSNRTVHLSTISL